A DNA window from Gallaecimonas pentaromativorans contains the following coding sequences:
- a CDS encoding DUF3630 family protein: MALDSQHGTLILPVNTDWEHFEADIAPWLARLELSVRRKESGADRHQWWVEFEGTELRLEYEDLAATTWLEAEDEEGIEVLTFLAGWAGLK, encoded by the coding sequence ATGGCCCTAGATAGCCAACATGGCACCCTTATCCTGCCGGTAAATACCGATTGGGAACACTTTGAAGCCGATATCGCCCCTTGGCTGGCGCGCCTTGAGCTGTCGGTGCGGCGCAAGGAAAGCGGCGCCGACCGCCATCAATGGTGGGTGGAGTTTGAAGGCACCGAGCTGCGCCTGGAATATGAAGATTTGGCCGCCACCACCTGGCTGGAGGCTGAAGATGAAGAGGGCATCGAAGTACTGACTTTTTTGGCCGGCTGGGCGGGCTTGAAGTAA
- a CDS encoding GGDEF domain-containing protein: MMSLSLGELQQLLDVLQTLDVGLVIIDRQHKVQFWNDFMANHAGQGSEQVAGKSLFEIFPELPRQWLEQKTETVMALKTLAFSGWEQRPHPFPFFSYRALTGRSAVMYQNLTFMPIASGNGNVDKMAIIVYDVTEAANNRLALEEMNQKLSVLSRTDPLTGLLNRRSWELALAEEFARCRRSGRTSTLMMFDIDHFKQVNDTHGHQAGDQVLQHTATLLNNKLRTTDKAGRYGGEEFALLLVDTDAQQACQLADRLCTALSEQPALVGDKRISVTISAGVAEISEQMEQAQQWIKAADDALYQAKSAGRNTIRLASS; encoded by the coding sequence ATGATGAGCCTGTCCCTTGGTGAACTTCAGCAGCTGCTGGACGTCCTGCAAACTCTGGATGTTGGGCTGGTGATCATCGATCGCCAGCATAAAGTGCAGTTCTGGAACGATTTTATGGCCAACCATGCAGGCCAGGGGAGCGAGCAGGTTGCAGGTAAATCCCTGTTCGAAATTTTCCCGGAGCTGCCGCGCCAGTGGCTGGAGCAGAAAACCGAGACCGTGATGGCGCTCAAGACCCTGGCCTTTTCCGGCTGGGAGCAGCGCCCGCACCCGTTTCCGTTCTTCTCCTACCGGGCTTTGACCGGCCGTTCGGCAGTGATGTACCAGAACCTCACCTTTATGCCCATCGCCTCAGGTAACGGCAATGTCGACAAGATGGCCATCATCGTTTACGACGTCACCGAAGCGGCCAACAACCGCCTGGCGCTGGAAGAGATGAACCAAAAATTGTCGGTGCTGTCCCGTACCGACCCCCTGACCGGCCTGCTTAATCGCCGCTCCTGGGAGCTGGCCCTGGCTGAAGAGTTTGCCCGCTGCCGCCGCTCCGGGCGTACCAGCACCCTGATGATGTTCGATATCGACCACTTTAAGCAGGTTAACGACACCCACGGCCACCAGGCCGGCGATCAGGTACTGCAACACACCGCCACTTTGCTCAATAACAAGCTGCGCACCACCGACAAGGCTGGCCGCTACGGCGGTGAAGAATTCGCGCTGCTGCTTGTGGACACCGATGCTCAGCAAGCCTGCCAACTGGCCGACCGGTTGTGCACGGCGCTTAGTGAGCAGCCGGCACTGGTGGGTGATAAGCGCATCAGCGTAACCATCAGCGCCGGTGTGGCTGAGATAAGCGAGCAGATGGAACAGGCCCAGCAGTGGATAAAAGCGGCGGACGACGCCCTTTACCAGGCCAAAAGCGCCGGGCGTAACACCATCCGCTTGGCCTCTTCCTAA
- a CDS encoding response regulator yields the protein MGHNVILCDDSRLARNFLARSLPSGFAEQQYFATSGKEALDLVTQGKGDLLFLDLNMPDLDGYQVLAQLRAQNIDCQVIVISGDVQPKAREKVMALGALAFLPKPLSREQLLQELLTLGLIGESDLNAPASPGGEDPAMVDRIEVLREVANVAMGRAAGTMAGIFNVFVQIPVPRIQALPAHEIIALIDQWQGQPGHQVISQGFVGAGICGEVLVELSSDEAHSMAALMGLDGQQSQEQALLVELSSILTGVCIKSIASQLELAFSHGHPIILGRNERRLLNDISDQSVLCIRFGYQIPQYDLNQQLMLLVTPSSLKNLERHLSQLVN from the coding sequence TTGGGACACAACGTCATCCTCTGTGACGATTCCCGCCTGGCTCGGAATTTTCTGGCCCGTTCTTTACCCAGCGGTTTTGCTGAGCAGCAGTACTTTGCCACCAGCGGCAAAGAGGCCCTGGATTTGGTTACGCAAGGCAAAGGGGATTTACTGTTTCTGGATCTGAACATGCCGGACCTGGATGGCTATCAGGTGCTGGCGCAGTTGCGTGCCCAGAATATCGACTGCCAGGTCATCGTCATTTCCGGAGATGTGCAGCCCAAGGCGCGCGAAAAAGTCATGGCCCTGGGGGCCCTGGCTTTCCTCCCTAAACCCTTAAGCCGCGAGCAGCTGCTGCAAGAGCTGCTCACCCTCGGCCTTATCGGCGAGAGCGATCTCAACGCTCCTGCCAGCCCCGGCGGTGAAGACCCGGCCATGGTCGACCGCATCGAAGTGCTGCGGGAAGTGGCCAACGTGGCCATGGGCCGTGCCGCTGGCACCATGGCTGGCATCTTCAATGTCTTTGTGCAAATCCCGGTACCCCGTATTCAGGCACTGCCGGCCCATGAAATCATCGCCCTTATCGACCAGTGGCAAGGCCAGCCCGGCCACCAGGTGATAAGCCAAGGCTTTGTGGGAGCGGGGATCTGCGGCGAAGTACTGGTGGAGCTATCCAGCGACGAAGCCCACAGCATGGCGGCGCTGATGGGCCTTGATGGTCAGCAGTCCCAAGAGCAGGCCTTGCTGGTGGAGCTGTCGTCCATCCTTACCGGGGTGTGCATTAAAAGCATCGCCTCGCAGCTGGAGCTGGCCTTCAGCCATGGCCACCCCATTATCCTTGGGCGTAACGAGCGGCGGCTTTTAAACGACATCAGCGATCAGTCGGTGCTTTGCATCCGCTTTGGCTACCAAATTCCGCAATACGATTTGAACCAGCAACTGATGCTGCTGGTCACTCCCTCCTCCCTGAAGAACCTGGAACGGCACCTTAGCCAATTGGTGAACTGA
- a CDS encoding phosphatase PAP2 family protein — translation MPVVARLLLLTLLLALLPILTWLSGWHWQVDDASPWLRPLYWLTLTGSAPFAIGTTALVLALLYRRLGWRPAELGRYGLCLCLALLAGLGAKALLKWHFKEARPYVQYLDNTHDTDFYQDGIATQKRLIDTAPVPAWLKGHWRHERGYAFPSGHTQFAAMLALFSAILLWQARAWLAMSLVLAWALLVMASRLLLGMHWPQDLLFSLSFAWLLVWPALVLAGGNKTS, via the coding sequence ATGCCCGTTGTTGCCAGGCTGCTGTTGTTGACCCTGCTGCTGGCGCTATTGCCGATATTGACCTGGCTGTCCGGCTGGCACTGGCAAGTGGATGACGCCTCACCCTGGCTAAGGCCCCTTTACTGGCTGACCCTCACCGGTTCTGCGCCCTTTGCCATCGGCACCACCGCCCTGGTGCTGGCGCTGTTGTACCGGCGGCTCGGCTGGCGCCCGGCTGAGCTTGGCCGATACGGCCTTTGCCTGTGCCTGGCGCTGCTAGCAGGGCTGGGGGCAAAAGCGCTACTGAAATGGCACTTCAAGGAAGCCCGGCCCTACGTGCAGTATCTGGATAACACCCACGATACCGATTTCTACCAAGACGGCATTGCCACCCAAAAGCGCCTTATCGACACCGCCCCGGTGCCTGCTTGGCTCAAAGGCCATTGGCGCCATGAGCGCGGCTACGCCTTTCCCTCCGGGCACACCCAGTTTGCGGCCATGCTGGCGCTGTTTAGCGCCATTTTGCTGTGGCAGGCCAGGGCTTGGCTGGCGATGAGCCTGGTACTGGCCTGGGCGCTGCTGGTGATGGCATCGAGGTTGCTGCTGGGCATGCATTGGCCGCAAGACCTGCTGTTTTCCCTAAGCTTTGCCTGGTTGCTGGTGTGGCCGGCTCTGGTATTGGCGGGCGGAAATAAAACTTCCTAG
- a CDS encoding 7-cyano-7-deazaguanine/7-aminomethyl-7-deazaguanine transporter, with the protein MFIQTKGQALGWLAAFHILVITASNYLVQIPFTLWGLHTTWGAFTFPFIFLATDLTVRLLGAELARRVIFWVMVPALFVSYGVSVLFPQGSFAGFAEAGALNLFVARIALASFLAYVLGQVLDVQVFNRLRRHGPWWLAPAASTVLGNLFDTLVFFSAAFYQSNDPFMAAHWLQIAWMDYGFKLLISLAFFLPLYGVLLNWLLRLSQRSPATA; encoded by the coding sequence ATGTTTATCCAAACCAAAGGCCAGGCCCTTGGCTGGCTGGCTGCCTTCCATATCCTGGTGATAACCGCCTCCAACTATCTGGTCCAAATCCCCTTTACCTTATGGGGCCTGCACACCACCTGGGGCGCTTTTACCTTCCCCTTTATCTTCCTGGCCACCGACTTGACGGTCAGATTGCTGGGGGCCGAGCTGGCCCGGCGGGTGATCTTCTGGGTGATGGTGCCGGCGCTTTTTGTCAGTTACGGGGTCAGCGTGCTGTTTCCCCAAGGCAGTTTCGCCGGCTTTGCCGAAGCGGGCGCCCTTAACCTCTTTGTGGCGCGCATTGCCCTGGCCTCGTTCCTGGCGTATGTGCTGGGCCAGGTGCTGGACGTGCAGGTGTTCAACCGGCTACGCCGCCACGGCCCTTGGTGGCTGGCCCCGGCCGCCTCGACAGTGCTGGGTAACCTTTTTGACACCCTGGTGTTCTTCTCGGCCGCCTTTTACCAGAGCAACGATCCCTTTATGGCCGCCCATTGGCTGCAAATCGCCTGGATGGATTACGGCTTCAAATTGCTGATCAGTCTGGCTTTTTTCCTGCCTCTTTACGGAGTGCTGTTAAATTGGCTGCTGCGGCTGAGCCAGCGGTCGCCAGCCACTGCCTGA